A DNA window from Bos javanicus breed banteng chromosome 10, ARS-OSU_banteng_1.0, whole genome shotgun sequence contains the following coding sequences:
- the CCDC196 gene encoding putative coiled-coil domain-containing protein 196, which produces MTSASNSPESYLSSKTRSSKLDDNYLKELNEDLKLRKQELLEILKPLEDKNNLLFQKLMSNLEEKQRSLQIMRQIMAGKGNDDSSVIELIKEAEEMKQNLERKNKMLRKEMEMLWNKTFNTEEFSDEEKVLQIKNKTDLQDGKAPKTPSSSRKTKNELEILCAEKGKEIRKEKKQRKMEWVRYQEQANIIQNDFNGKVIELRIEALKNYQKANDLKLSLYIQQNFEPKQEFLNLPRSQGTLDTTTMSRATTCKNESNERILGSKTSTEQQRAKGSQFDDARGRLFFLRSRPDEVLKD; this is translated from the exons ATGACAAGTGCTTCAAACTCTCCAGAATCTTACTTATCTTCCAAAACAAG AAGTTCTAAATTAGATGACAACTACTTGAAGGAGTTAAATGAGGACTTAAAACTGAGGAAGCAGGAACTGCTAGAGATACTAAAACCTCTAGAAGACAAGAACAACCTGTTGTTCCAGAAGTTGATGTCTAACttggaggaaaaacaaagaag tCTACAGATCATGAGGCAGATCATGGCAGGGAAGGGGAATGATGACTCCTCAGTCATTGAGCTCATtaaggaagcagaagagatgaagcAGAATCTG gaaaggaaaaacaagatgCTTCGGAAGGAAATGGAGATGCTGTGGAacaag ACATTCAACACGGAAGAATTCAGTGATGAAGAAAAAGTACTgcaaataaagaacaaaacagactTACAGGATGGAAAG GCTCCCAAAACCCCCTCATCGTCTAGGAAGACCAAGAATGAACTGGAGATATTGTGtgcagagaaagggaaggaaataagGAAG gaaaagaaacagaggaaaatggaATGGGTCAGGTATCAGGAACAAGCCAACATCATTCAG AATGACTTTAATGGCAAAGTGATTGAGCTGAGAATCGAAGCCTTGAAGAACTACCAGAAGGCCAATGATCTGAAGTTATCTCTGTACATACAGCAGAATTTTGAGCCAAAGCAAGAATTTTTGAATCTTCCCAGATCCCAAG GTACCTTGGACACTACAACTATGAGTAGAGCAACTACCTGCAAAAATGAATCTAATGAG AGAATTCTGGGATCAAAGACCTCCACAGAACAACAAAGAGCTAAAGGAAGTCAGTTTGATGATGCAAGAGGGAGGCTCTTTTTTCTGAGGTCAAGGCCAGATGAAGTGCTGAAGGATTAG